One window of Canis lupus baileyi chromosome 21, mCanLup2.hap1, whole genome shotgun sequence genomic DNA carries:
- the LOC140612435 gene encoding histone H2B type 2-K1-like — protein sequence MYIYKVHPDIGISSKAMSIMNSFVNDVFEWLAGEAARLAQYSGRTTLTSREVQTAVRLLLPGELAKHAVSEGTKAITKYTSSK from the coding sequence ATGTATATCTACAAGGTGCACCCGGACATCGGCATCTCTTCCAAGGCCATGAGCATCATGAACTCATTTGTGAACGATGTGTTTGAATGGCTGGCTGGCGAGGCTGCCCGGCTGGCCCAGTACTCGGGCCGGACCACACTGACATCCCGGGAGGTCCAGACGGCGGTGCGTCTGCTGCTGCCCGGAGAGCTGGCCAAGCATGCTGTATCTGAGGGCACCAAGGCCATCACCAAGTACACCAGCTCCAAGTGA
- the AP5B1 gene encoding AP-5 complex subunit beta-1: protein MGPRSRETWAQRLGAFRASPSAFMAGPEGEDLGCDLLSELRSEKLSEQTKVSLLALSLEYPAQLWPDTAAAEAAATSLLDTLVLLPPRPSALRRPLLLAATTALAAGDALGPTSAASLRLLPLLLGLASGSDLGRGFGPASEQRSLQATACECLRELESCKPGLLGGRLGLLRGLLGQEGPVQPLSLLLALALRNALLIQARARAGLQGLLVAGDAPAVGIPWNWALAEEGAAHLQPQAPGWPAAEVQECGLAVLEPSPEEARELRAAVAQLLDTSYLLTPVAQAQLLWLLGWALRGLRGQPPVLFKPQLVRLLGTAQLTLLHAILALKAAFGEALFTAQDEALLLRRLTLAAQHPALPLSAHLFYLHCLLSFPENWPLGPTGEEADPLLLGPRLCRGLLPSLLHDPMALLARLHLLCLLCADDEEKEEKAQDWSPQHYLEELLAGLRQRAALDGGPRALATLCFQASYLVVRCLAMQPAVLTPLTRGLAQLYQSRPALAPHFVDLLDRVGPELGEPLRVVLRQEVVARPGKDEALCWHLQILAKVADGNAQSATLGFLRAAAARCTDWDLQQALLQVCRALLRAGVGKGLADLLQALARQLEDPDGRDRARLYYILLAHLAGPKLGVALGPSLAAPAASSLVAENQGFAAALMVQEAPAPIRLSVGPRRAEGPVPVLQLQVEVLEPVYSLELRFRVEGQLYAPLEAVHVPCLYPGRPCRPLLLPLQPRRPAPTHLDVRALYTTPSGLTRHAHLPPLLVTFADLFLPFPQSPEGDKQGFFEELWDSCLPKGAESSLWCPLGPQGLEALVSHHLEPFVVVAQPPTSYHVAIHLPPNSRLLLRLEAAQVDGVPVALRTDDWAVLPLAGDYLRGLSATV, encoded by the exons ATGGGACCCCGGAGCAGGGAAACCTGGGCCCAGCGCCTGGGCGCCTTCCGGGCCAGCCCGTCCGCCTTCATGGCCGGTCCCGAGGGTGAAGATCTGGGTTGTGACCTGCTGAGCGAACTGAGGAGTGAGAAGCTGAGCGAACAGACCAAG GTTTCCTTGCTGGCCCTGAGCCTGGAGTACCCAGCCCAGCTCTGGCCGGACACCGCTGCGGCCGAGGCAGCCGCCACCTCCCTGTTGGACACCCTGGTCCTTCTGCCCCCACGGCCCTCGGCCCTGCGGCGGCCCCTGCTGCTGGCGGCCACCACGGCCTTGGCGGCGGGAGATGCGCTGGGCCCCACCTCTGCAGCCTCCCTCCggctcctgcccctgcttctcGGCTTGGCCTCCGGCAGCGATCTGGGGCGAGGCTTTGGCCCCGCCTCGGAGCAGCGCTCCCTGCAGGCCACAGCGTGCGAGTGCCTGCGGGAGCTGGAGAGCTGCAAGCCTGGGCTGCTGGGTGGCCGCCTGGGGCTGCTACGGGGCCTGCTCGGGCAGGAAGGCCCGGTCCAGCCGCTCAGCCTGCTGCTGGCGCTTGCCCTGCGCAACGCCTTGCTGATACAGGCCAGAGCCAGGGCTGGCCTACAGGGCCTGCTCGTGGCCGGGGATGCTCCCGCTGTGGGCATTCCCTGGAACTGGGCATTAGCTGAGGAGGGGGCTgcccacctgcagccccaggcacctggctggccggCCGCTGAGGTGCAGGAGTGTGGCCTTGCTGTACTGGAGCCCAGTCCTGAGGAGGCCCGGGAGCTGCGGGCTGCCGTGGCCCAGCTCCTGGACACCTCCTACCTGCTCACTCCTGTGGCTCAGGCCCAGCTCCTGTGGCTGCTGGGCTGGGCTCTGCGGGGTCTTCGGGGACAGCCTCCAGTGCTCTTCAAGCCACAGCTGGTACGGCTGCTGGGCACGGCACAGTTGACGCTGCTGCATGCCATTCTGGCACTCAAGGCAGCCTTTGGTGAAGCACTGTTCACGGCTCAGGACGAGGCCTTGCTGCTCCGTCGGCTCACCTTGGCTGCCCAgcacccagccctgcccctgtcCGCCCATCTCTTCTACCTGCACTGCCTGCTGAGCTTCCCGGAGAACTGGCCTCTAGGCCCCACAGGTGAGGAGGCCGATCCACTGCTGCTCGGGCCCCGGCTATGCCGTGGCCTCCTGCCCAGCCTCCTGCATGACCCGATGGCCCTCCTGGCCCGCTTGCATCTGCTTTGCCTGCTCTGTGCGGACgatgaagaaaaggaggagaaagccCAAGATTGGAGCCCCCAGCATTACCTGGAGGAGCTACTGGCTGGCCTGcggcagagggcagccctggaTGGGGGCCCTCGGGCGTTGGCCACTCTCTGCTTCCAGGCCTCATACCTGGTTGTTCGCTGCCTAGCCATGCAGCCTGCTGTGCTGACACCCTTGACCCGTGGACTGGCCCAGCTGTACCAGTCCCGGCCTGCGCTGGCTCCCCATTTTGTGGATCTCTTGGACAGGGTGGGCCCTGAGCTGGGGGAGCCCCTGAGAGTGGTATTACGGCAGGAGGTGGTGGCCAGGCCAGGCAAGGACGAGGCTCTTTGTTGGCACCTGCAGATACTGGCAAAAGTGGCAGATGGGAATGCTCAGAGTGCCACCCTAGGCTTCCTGCGAGCTGCGGCTGCTCGCTGCACGGACTGGGACCTCCAGCAGGCCCTGCTACAGGTCTGCCGGGCCTTGCTGCGGGCGGGTGTTGGGAAAGGCTTGGCCGATTTGCTGCAGGCACTGGCCAGGCAGTTGGAGGACCCTGACGGGCGGGACCGTGCACGCCTCTACTACATCCTCCTGGCCCACCTTGCGGGGCCCAAGCTGGGGGTGGCCCTGGGACCCTCGCTGGCCGCACCCGCGGCCTCCTCATTGGTGGCCGAGAACCAGGGCTTTGCTGCTGCGCTGATGGTGCAGGAGGCCCCAGCCCCAATTCGGCTAAGCGTGGGGCCCCGCAGAGCCGAGGGCCCAGTCCCCGTGCTACAGCTCCAGGTGGAAGTGCTAGAGCCAGTGTACTCTCTGGAGCTACGCTTCCGTGTGGAAGGACAGCTCTACGCACCCCTGGAGGCCGTCCATGTGCCCTGCCTGTACCCTGGCCGCCCTTGCCGTCCCCTGCTCTTGCCTCTGCAGCCCCGGCGCCCGGCTCCCACGCATCTGGATGTGCGTGCCCTGTACACCACACCCAGCGGCCTCACACGCCACGCCCACCTGCCACCTCTGCTTGTGACCTTTGCTGacctttttctgccttttcctcagtcCCCTGAGGGGGACAAGCAGGGCTTCTTTGAGGAGCTCTGGGACTCCTGCCTTCCCAAGGGCGCTGAGAGTAGCCTCTGGTGCCCTCTTGGACCACAGGGGCTGGAGGCCTTGGTGTCCCACCACCTGGAGCCCTTTGTGGTGGTGGCCCAGCCCCCCACCAGCTACCATGTGGCCATCCACCTGCCCCCCAACTCAAGACTGCTGCTGCGACTGGAGGCGGCCCAGGTGGACGGGGTGCCGGTGGCCCTGCGGACAGATGACTGGGCTGTGCTGCCCTTGGCTGGGGACTACCTCCGTGGGCTGTCAGCCACTGTCTGA